The following proteins are encoded in a genomic region of Flammeovirga pectinis:
- a CDS encoding alkyl/aryl-sulfatase, with protein MNKVITLTLSMFCLINLTVVGQEKPKAPSQSTESNNKALYKKYPFDDKTSFEEAKKGFIAPLPNNGVVKDANGRVVWDLSAFKAFIKEDKKSPSSVNPSLWRQSQLLMISGLFEVVPGVYQVRGADLSNMTIVEADGGLHIYDPLISKETAKYALDLYYQNRPKVPVKAVFFSHSHVDHFGGVVGVASPEDVASGKIKIYAPEGFLDHAIEENVYAGVAMSRRSSYMYGNVLPPDAKGQIGAGLGVTTSSGTPGIYAPTNSIKETGEKHTIDGIEYQFVMAPGSEAPSEMMWYLPKYKMLNTAEDAVHTMHNLYTLRGAKTRDASKWPTYLNQVLQSFGDTEVAIGMHHWPVWGKKRVVDHIKSQRDTYKYMHDQTLHHANMGATMNELPGLITMPESLVNQWGTHGYYGSLSHNVRAVYNFYLGYFDGNPANLNPLPPVDVSKKYVKLMGGADKVMAAGKLAFDNGEYRWAAELLNHLIFAEPNLQDAKNLQADVLEQMGYQTENGPWRNFYLAGAFELRNGVKKASTPKTSSPQIISNMSMELIFGYMGIQLDVKKAAGKKITLNWVFTDVDEKYTLFLENSVLNYWPNSEVKNPDATITMERSTLNDFLLGKITMKKAIESGKIKIKGDAKQFITVLECLDDLNKYFYFNIVTP; from the coding sequence ATGAATAAAGTAATAACGCTCACTCTTTCAATGTTCTGTTTAATAAACCTAACAGTTGTTGGACAAGAAAAGCCTAAAGCTCCTTCTCAAAGTACAGAAAGTAATAATAAGGCACTCTATAAAAAGTACCCATTTGATGATAAAACTAGCTTCGAAGAAGCAAAAAAAGGGTTTATTGCACCTCTCCCAAATAACGGTGTTGTAAAAGATGCTAACGGAAGAGTTGTATGGGATTTAAGTGCTTTTAAAGCCTTTATTAAAGAAGATAAAAAATCTCCATCATCAGTTAATCCTAGTTTATGGAGACAAAGTCAACTTCTTATGATCAGTGGCTTATTTGAAGTAGTTCCTGGTGTGTATCAGGTGAGAGGTGCTGACCTTTCTAATATGACTATTGTTGAAGCAGATGGTGGTCTACACATTTACGATCCTCTAATTTCAAAAGAAACAGCCAAGTATGCTTTAGATTTATATTATCAAAATAGACCTAAAGTACCCGTAAAAGCTGTTTTCTTTAGTCATTCTCACGTTGATCATTTTGGTGGTGTTGTAGGCGTTGCTTCTCCAGAAGATGTAGCTAGTGGAAAAATAAAAATCTATGCTCCAGAAGGTTTTCTAGACCATGCAATTGAAGAAAATGTTTATGCAGGTGTTGCTATGTCTAGAAGGTCAAGTTATATGTATGGAAATGTATTACCTCCAGATGCAAAAGGACAAATTGGTGCTGGACTTGGAGTAACCACTTCTTCTGGAACTCCGGGAATTTACGCACCAACAAATAGTATTAAAGAAACCGGAGAGAAACATACAATTGATGGTATAGAATATCAATTTGTTATGGCACCTGGCTCAGAAGCTCCATCAGAAATGATGTGGTATTTACCAAAGTATAAAATGCTTAATACTGCTGAAGATGCTGTTCATACAATGCATAATTTATATACACTTCGTGGTGCTAAAACAAGAGATGCATCTAAATGGCCTACATATTTAAATCAAGTGCTTCAAAGTTTTGGTGATACCGAGGTTGCTATTGGAATGCACCATTGGCCTGTTTGGGGTAAAAAACGTGTAGTTGATCATATTAAATCTCAACGTGATACTTATAAGTACATGCATGATCAAACTTTACATCATGCCAATATGGGAGCTACTATGAATGAACTTCCTGGCTTAATTACAATGCCTGAAAGTTTGGTCAATCAATGGGGAACTCATGGATATTATGGTTCTTTAAGTCATAATGTTAGAGCTGTTTATAATTTTTATTTAGGTTATTTTGATGGTAACCCAGCTAATTTAAATCCACTTCCTCCTGTTGATGTATCTAAAAAATACGTAAAATTAATGGGTGGTGCAGATAAGGTAATGGCTGCAGGAAAGTTAGCTTTTGATAATGGTGAATATCGTTGGGCTGCAGAACTTTTAAATCATCTTATTTTTGCAGAACCAAATCTTCAAGATGCTAAGAATTTACAAGCAGATGTACTAGAGCAAATGGGGTATCAAACAGAAAATGGTCCATGGCGTAACTTTTACTTAGCTGGTGCTTTTGAACTTCGTAATGGTGTTAAGAAAGCAAGTACTCCTAAAACTAGTAGTCCTCAAATCATTTCAAATATGTCTATGGAACTAATTTTTGGTTACATGGGAATACAGTTGGATGTAAAAAAAGCAGCAGGTAAAAAGATTACCTTAAACTGGGTATTTACAGATGTAGATGAAAAATACACTTTATTTTTAGAAAATTCTGTATTAAACTATTGGCCTAATAGTGAGGTTAAAAACCCAGATGCTACTATCACAATGGAACGTAGTACTCTAAATGACTTCTTACTTGGTAAAATAACAATGAAGAAGGCTATTGAATCAGGTAAAATCAAGATAAAGGGAGATGCAAAACAATTTATAACAGTCTTAGAATGCCTAGATGATCTCAACAAGTATTTCTACTTTAATATTGTAACTCCATAG
- a CDS encoding phage holin family protein: MSKRNLRSRIFTEEEQARQQERFDNIIQSIVKLVETYAKLFSIQLKTGLAGTLSVLAIFVIMLTFLTLAFSFFALAFALFVNYIFSWPSFAGFALVGIFCIGLFVLAIYKSDLLRSQFLIWIDQAIDHAQEENEI; this comes from the coding sequence ATGTCGAAAAGAAATTTAAGGAGTCGCATCTTTACAGAAGAAGAACAGGCACGTCAGCAAGAACGTTTTGACAATATTATTCAGTCTATTGTTAAACTTGTTGAAACGTATGCAAAACTATTTAGTATACAATTAAAAACAGGGTTAGCAGGTACGTTATCTGTATTGGCAATCTTTGTGATAATGCTTACTTTCCTAACATTAGCTTTCTCTTTCTTTGCACTAGCCTTTGCACTTTTTGTTAACTACATATTTTCTTGGCCATCTTTTGCTGGCTTTGCATTGGTAGGTATCTTTTGCATTGGTCTATTTGTACTTGCCATCTATAAGTCTGACTTATTAAGAAGTCAATTTTTAATTTGGATTGATCAAGCGATAGATCATGCCCAAGAAGAAAACGAAATTTAA
- a CDS encoding caspase family protein: MKIVLCNIYIGFIVFLLYVQPTSAQQLQLTLSTGHLGKVEKMSISNDASLLATAGEDGAVKLWNINDKRLLRTFYPHKNGVEQLCFSEGHHFLATSGRDNSVIIWNINTGEIEDEMTHLNDAVFQMKFIDNMLLFITKGGETYRWDWQHKGNTPDGKEIKTNLGNYSSLNYSFKMNWLGVGLMNGELLLWRGYDRPIVEKKLHNDWISSIDFIPKDSLIITASWDKKIKIWDANADQLIDEMDSPDDSPITQIKYSSFFNILIVKTQLEDIYFFRVENNKINRTPAVVRDDFEEMVFTEDTKHAAFTKKDGAITVWTLADGNSKTDTEWKPVNGHLVEGELNTTTGALAFVTTNGNFYSWEPKENIVSKTWKVHKGKAEAVEYIQNGNRWITTGTDSLVKIWDDNGKLLDTLQLLHEGKTLENFELIQAAVVGTNGGDVIYWDYENQTYKNLYQHNGAISHVVVSKKEDLVVSVGRDRRLKIYSITNKELIYDELVPDIWLNDVRFSEDDSKLVVAGKTGIFVWNTTNWERRKLKGITTDYLKIDFIDKTDEWVFGDRYGNITLWNEELTEVVKEFHDSSIPLVDIISYKDQDFFFAVRTNMIFEIWNINKEKKVGKIVITEDGGWVIEHQSGLFDVGALNMNSLYYTYGTETINFEQLREMYWEPGLAYELLSRKKLRKVPPLDQLKLFPQTNSFLENDTLFIEVVDRGGGVGKVSLYINNKEIIGDLQSEVTQVNKAGKDYYKVGLGDLKGVFIPNKENEISILTSNQAGTLNGRGLKMTYNYVDKDKSEPTTLYGVVVGVSDYRGRLMDLKYAAEDAKAMAESLDLASDKLFGTDNTAIQLITTDSEVDSLQPTKENIQKAFQRIAKEANASDILFVFLAGHGTVAQNNKGVDDFHFLTKDMSNSDVDDINIKNNYTVNGTELLDWIKEIPISKQVFIVDACHAGSFSTELITARDYNEEGMKKRALERVRSRTGMFMLSGASSDKVSYESTFLEHGLLTYSLLDYLKRGELDQGKFVDVQDLFAHAVETVPELANSMHGEQQPEYRMPLGAGSFYIGSLSQDDRATIELTVQKNLISTIYLEDQKSWADHLKISQKMRNKIVLDGTKLELPFKYRKGAEGNNTFILRGKYQLNKSSIVLKLHLISNNQVVGKWTVKGKDVEECIDKSIELMVNHFN, from the coding sequence TTGAAAATAGTACTTTGCAATATATATATCGGATTTATAGTTTTTCTGCTTTATGTACAACCTACTTCTGCACAGCAACTACAATTAACACTTTCTACAGGTCATTTGGGGAAAGTAGAGAAGATGAGCATTTCTAATGATGCATCATTGTTAGCAACGGCAGGAGAAGATGGTGCCGTTAAATTATGGAATATTAATGACAAAAGACTACTTAGAACATTTTATCCACATAAAAATGGTGTAGAACAACTCTGTTTTTCTGAAGGACACCATTTTTTAGCAACATCTGGTAGAGATAACTCTGTAATAATATGGAATATTAATACAGGTGAAATTGAAGATGAAATGACACATTTAAATGATGCCGTCTTTCAGATGAAATTTATAGACAATATGCTGCTCTTTATCACAAAAGGAGGTGAGACCTATAGATGGGATTGGCAACATAAAGGAAATACCCCAGATGGAAAAGAGATTAAGACCAATTTAGGTAATTATTCATCACTTAATTACTCTTTTAAAATGAATTGGTTAGGTGTTGGATTAATGAATGGAGAATTACTTTTATGGAGAGGATATGACCGACCTATAGTAGAAAAAAAATTACACAACGATTGGATCTCATCTATAGATTTTATTCCCAAAGACTCTTTGATTATTACAGCATCATGGGATAAAAAAATTAAAATTTGGGATGCCAATGCAGATCAACTTATTGATGAAATGGACTCTCCTGACGATAGCCCAATTACACAAATTAAGTATTCTTCGTTCTTCAATATTTTGATTGTAAAAACGCAATTAGAAGATATCTATTTCTTTAGAGTAGAGAACAATAAAATTAATAGAACACCTGCCGTTGTACGTGATGATTTTGAAGAAATGGTATTTACAGAAGATACCAAACATGCAGCTTTTACAAAAAAAGATGGTGCTATTACGGTATGGACTTTAGCAGATGGTAATTCTAAAACAGATACGGAATGGAAACCTGTAAATGGGCATTTGGTAGAAGGGGAACTCAATACAACCACAGGGGCTTTGGCGTTTGTAACCACAAATGGCAATTTTTATTCTTGGGAGCCTAAAGAGAATATTGTATCAAAAACGTGGAAAGTCCATAAAGGAAAAGCAGAAGCAGTAGAGTATATTCAAAATGGAAATAGATGGATAACAACGGGTACAGATAGTCTTGTTAAAATCTGGGACGATAATGGAAAGTTATTAGATACTTTACAGCTTTTACACGAAGGGAAAACATTAGAAAATTTTGAACTAATTCAGGCTGCTGTAGTTGGTACAAATGGTGGCGATGTAATTTATTGGGATTATGAAAACCAAACATATAAAAATTTATATCAACATAATGGAGCAATCTCGCACGTTGTTGTTTCTAAAAAAGAAGACTTGGTTGTTTCTGTAGGAAGAGATCGAAGATTAAAGATATATAGTATCACAAATAAAGAATTAATTTATGATGAATTAGTACCTGATATTTGGTTAAATGATGTGCGTTTTTCTGAAGATGATAGTAAACTAGTTGTTGCTGGAAAAACTGGAATTTTTGTTTGGAATACTACAAATTGGGAACGTAGAAAATTAAAAGGAATTACTACTGATTATTTAAAGATTGATTTTATAGATAAGACGGACGAATGGGTATTTGGTGATCGCTATGGGAATATCACTTTATGGAATGAAGAACTAACAGAAGTGGTGAAGGAATTTCATGACTCTTCTATTCCATTGGTAGATATAATCTCTTACAAAGACCAAGATTTTTTCTTTGCAGTACGTACCAATATGATCTTTGAAATATGGAACATAAATAAAGAAAAGAAAGTTGGTAAAATTGTAATTACAGAAGATGGAGGATGGGTTATTGAACATCAATCAGGTTTGTTTGATGTAGGAGCATTAAACATGAATAGCCTTTACTATACGTACGGAACTGAAACAATTAATTTTGAACAATTAAGAGAAATGTATTGGGAACCCGGGTTAGCTTACGAGTTATTGTCAAGAAAAAAACTGAGAAAAGTTCCTCCTTTAGATCAGTTAAAATTATTCCCTCAAACAAATTCTTTTTTAGAAAATGATACATTATTTATAGAAGTAGTTGATAGAGGTGGTGGAGTTGGAAAAGTAAGCTTATATATCAATAACAAAGAAATTATTGGTGATCTACAATCAGAGGTAACTCAGGTTAATAAGGCAGGGAAAGACTATTATAAAGTAGGTTTAGGTGATTTAAAAGGAGTATTTATTCCAAATAAAGAGAATGAAATATCTATTTTAACTTCTAACCAAGCAGGTACTTTAAATGGAAGAGGACTTAAAATGACATATAATTATGTTGATAAGGATAAAAGCGAACCAACAACATTGTACGGTGTAGTAGTTGGAGTATCTGATTATAGGGGTAGGTTGATGGATTTAAAATACGCTGCAGAAGATGCTAAAGCAATGGCAGAATCTTTAGATTTAGCAAGTGATAAGCTTTTTGGAACAGACAATACAGCAATTCAACTTATAACTACAGATAGCGAAGTAGATTCTTTACAACCTACCAAAGAGAATATTCAGAAGGCATTTCAGAGAATTGCAAAAGAAGCAAATGCATCAGATATTTTGTTTGTATTCTTGGCAGGACACGGTACGGTTGCCCAAAATAATAAAGGAGTAGACGATTTCCATTTCCTAACAAAAGATATGAGTAATAGTGATGTTGATGATATCAATATTAAAAATAATTATACAGTAAATGGAACGGAGTTATTAGATTGGATAAAAGAGATTCCAATTTCTAAACAAGTTTTTATTGTAGACGCTTGTCATGCAGGTTCATTTTCTACAGAGTTAATTACTGCTAGAGATTATAATGAAGAAGGAATGAAAAAAAGAGCCTTGGAACGTGTGAGATCTAGAACAGGAATGTTTATGTTATCTGGAGCATCTTCTGATAAAGTAAGCTACGAATCTACTTTCTTAGAGCACGGACTGTTAACGTATTCTTTACTCGATTATCTAAAAAGGGGAGAGTTAGACCAAGGGAAATTTGTTGATGTGCAAGATCTTTTTGCTCATGCAGTAGAAACTGTTCCAGAGTTAGCCAATTCTATGCACGGAGAACAACAACCAGAATATAGAATGCCACTTGGGGCAGGTAGTTTTTATATAGGTTCGTTATCTCAAGATGATCGGGCAACAATAGAATTAACTGTACAGAAAAATCTAATCAGCACTATTTATCTCGAAGACCAAAAATCTTGGGCAGATCATTTAAAGATTAGTCAAAAGATGCGTAATAAAATTGTGTTGGATGGAACAAAATTAGAGTTGCCGTTTAAATATAGAAAAGGTGCAGAAGGCAACAACACATTTATTTTAAGAGGGAAATATCAATTGAACAAATCTTCTATTGTTTTAAAACTTCATTTAATTTCTAATAATCAAGTTGTTGGTAAATGGACTGTTAAAGGTAAAGACGTAGAAGAATGTATAGACAAGTCGATAGAATTAATGGTGAATCACTTTAATTAA
- a CDS encoding TRM11 family SAM-dependent methyltransferase, whose product MQQQSHIYSLNFNFNESQLSKLESKYLFNEEVEGKLLFSDIKIEPSCSPFIKKRLDIQLASKDYKVLMDQIEAKKIKVEGFKVEYLMLEGDTIGYPERLGQLRDIGYRIEGEPDYYHPTITYGLCFHEETWYFGPLIKNNPEWQNHNKKPCSFSNSLSINTAKSLVNIAAKGNKKSSLIDACCGVGTVLLEACFAGYSIDGCDINHKACNNAKKNLAHYNYTANVFNSDIKDITKQYDAAIIDLPYNLYSYSTDDIAANIIKAAAQITNRIVVVSISDIEDFIKNAGFAITDFCTIDKIGKVKFTRNIWVCEKEPLKD is encoded by the coding sequence ATGCAGCAGCAAAGCCATATATATTCTTTAAATTTCAACTTTAACGAAAGTCAACTTAGTAAATTAGAATCTAAGTACCTTTTTAATGAAGAGGTAGAAGGAAAACTTCTTTTTTCGGATATTAAAATTGAACCGTCTTGTAGTCCTTTCATCAAAAAAAGATTAGACATTCAATTAGCATCAAAAGACTATAAAGTTCTGATGGACCAAATTGAAGCTAAAAAGATAAAGGTTGAGGGATTTAAGGTAGAGTACCTAATGTTAGAAGGTGATACTATTGGATACCCTGAAAGATTAGGACAGTTAAGAGATATTGGGTACCGTATTGAGGGAGAGCCAGATTATTATCATCCTACAATAACTTATGGCTTGTGCTTTCATGAAGAAACTTGGTATTTCGGCCCTTTGATTAAAAATAATCCAGAGTGGCAAAATCACAATAAAAAACCTTGTTCTTTTAGTAATTCTTTGAGTATAAATACGGCTAAATCTTTAGTAAATATTGCTGCAAAAGGAAATAAAAAAAGCTCCTTAATTGATGCTTGTTGTGGTGTTGGCACTGTACTTCTAGAGGCTTGTTTTGCTGGTTATTCTATTGATGGTTGCGACATTAACCACAAGGCTTGTAATAATGCAAAAAAGAACCTTGCACATTATAACTACACGGCCAATGTTTTTAATTCTGATATAAAAGATATTACAAAGCAATACGATGCTGCTATCATAGATTTACCTTATAATCTTTATTCTTACTCTACAGATGACATTGCTGCTAATATCATAAAAGCTGCTGCTCAAATTACCAATCGTATTGTGGTTGTTTCCATCTCAGATATCGAAGATTTTATTAAAAATGCAGGTTTCGCTATTACTGATTTTTGTACTATTGATAAAATAGGGAAAGTAAAGTTTACAAGAAATATATGGGTTTGTGAAAAAGAACCTTTGAAAGATTAA
- a CDS encoding acyl carrier protein — MSEIAEKVKQIIVDKLGVEESDVTPEASFTNDLGADSLDTVELIMEFEKEFNTSIPDDQAESITTVGHAIAYLEENVK; from the coding sequence ATGTCCGAAATTGCAGAAAAAGTAAAACAAATCATCGTTGATAAGCTAGGTGTTGAAGAATCAGACGTTACGCCTGAGGCTAGTTTCACAAACGATTTAGGTGCTGACTCACTTGACACAGTTGAGTTAATCATGGAATTCGAAAAGGAGTTCAACACTTCTATTCCTGATGATCAAGCAGAAAGCATCACAACTGTAGGTCACGCGATCGCATACCTTGAGGAGAACGTAAAGTAA
- a CDS encoding GDSL-type esterase/lipase family protein: MTSEEIQFYKKEGLPELRENIRKQPTIEHPIIFYGSSSFRLWTTVREDVGNNAILNMGFGGSTLEACALYFHVLFEEVVSPQKIVIYAGDNDLGGGQKAEDIVFYFESLYRQIRYKYGIDLPIIYMSIKPSPSKDNIQSEIEKSNTLVEKAIQNLTNISYIDIYTPMLNSKGKSRPDLFEEDMLHMLPEGYKIWKEVLKDNI; this comes from the coding sequence ATGACATCAGAAGAAATTCAATTTTATAAAAAAGAAGGCTTACCAGAGCTAAGAGAAAATATCAGGAAGCAACCTACTATAGAACATCCAATAATTTTTTACGGGAGCTCATCCTTTAGGTTATGGACAACTGTTAGAGAAGATGTAGGCAATAATGCAATTCTAAATATGGGTTTTGGAGGCTCTACTTTAGAAGCTTGTGCATTGTATTTTCATGTACTTTTTGAAGAGGTAGTTTCACCTCAAAAAATAGTAATTTATGCAGGGGATAATGATTTAGGTGGAGGACAAAAAGCGGAAGATATAGTGTTCTATTTTGAGAGTTTGTACCGTCAGATTAGGTATAAATATGGTATCGATCTTCCAATAATTTATATGTCAATAAAGCCGAGTCCTAGTAAAGATAATATTCAATCAGAAATAGAAAAATCAAATACTTTGGTAGAAAAGGCTATCCAAAACCTTACCAATATAAGTTATATTGATATTTACACACCAATGTTAAATAGTAAAGGTAAAAGCCGTCCAGATTTATTTGAAGAAGATATGTTACATATGCTTCCTGAAGGATATAAGATTTGGAAAGAGGTACTAAAAGATAATATTTAG
- a CDS encoding Fic family protein, giving the protein MYIHERENWINFKWDSKKVLLKLSETRNLQGKLLGRMESLGFDIQKEAMLTTLTLDIIKSSEIEGEILEQQQVRSSIARRLGIDIAGAVNSERHIDGIVEMMLDATQKYDTPLTKDRLFGWHSALFPTGWSNMFKIVVADWRKDTKGPMQVVSGAIGKEVIHYQAPNAERIDSEMEKLLFWVENEKETDPVLMASIVHLWFVTIHPFEDGNGRITRAITDMILARSDNSVRRFYSMSAQIKEERDAYYEILEKTQKGTSDITDWILWFLECLKISFESTYKSLDKVLQKAEFWKSHSLTVMNVRQKKMINRLLDGFTGKLTTTKWGKICKCSQDTALRDIQGLMKKGIMSKETSGGRSTSYVINYSPNDSRVS; this is encoded by the coding sequence ATGTATATTCACGAAAGAGAAAATTGGATTAATTTCAAGTGGGATTCAAAAAAAGTTTTATTGAAACTCAGTGAAACAAGAAATTTACAAGGTAAACTACTTGGTCGAATGGAATCTTTAGGATTTGACATTCAAAAAGAAGCAATGTTAACTACATTAACTCTTGACATTATTAAATCATCTGAGATTGAAGGTGAAATATTAGAGCAGCAACAAGTAAGATCATCAATTGCTAGAAGATTAGGTATTGATATTGCCGGTGCTGTAAATTCTGAAAGACATATTGATGGCATTGTTGAAATGATGTTAGATGCAACTCAGAAATATGATACACCATTAACAAAAGATAGACTTTTTGGTTGGCATTCAGCTCTTTTTCCTACTGGTTGGAGTAATATGTTTAAAATTGTAGTTGCTGATTGGAGAAAAGATACAAAAGGTCCAATGCAAGTAGTTTCAGGTGCTATTGGAAAAGAAGTTATTCATTATCAAGCTCCAAATGCTGAAAGGATCGATTCTGAAATGGAAAAGCTTCTTTTTTGGGTAGAAAATGAGAAGGAAACAGACCCTGTTTTAATGGCATCGATTGTACATTTATGGTTTGTAACAATTCATCCATTTGAAGATGGAAATGGTAGAATAACTAGAGCAATTACTGACATGATATTAGCAAGGTCGGATAATAGTGTAAGAAGATTTTATAGTATGTCCGCTCAAATTAAAGAAGAAAGAGATGCATATTATGAGATTTTAGAAAAAACACAGAAAGGAACTTCAGATATTACAGATTGGATCTTATGGTTTTTAGAATGTTTAAAAATTTCATTTGAAAGTACATATAAATCATTAGATAAAGTATTACAAAAAGCAGAATTCTGGAAATCACATTCATTAACTGTAATGAATGTTCGTCAGAAAAAAATGATAAATAGACTACTAGATGGTTTCACCGGTAAACTAACAACTACTAAATGGGGTAAGATTTGTAAATGTTCCCAAGATACTGCGTTAAGAGATATTCAAGGTTTAATGAAAAAAGGAATAATGTCAAAAGAAACAAGTGGAGGTCGTAGTACAAGCTATGTAATCAATTATTCACCAAACGATAGTCGAGTAAGTTAG
- the ltrA gene encoding group II intron reverse transcriptase/maturase, with product MWFSVRNDEVSQTAKVGTDKQPLLLEGRFLPQPIKGVEIPKPNGKKRLLGIPTVEDRLIQQAMLQVLSPIFDKDFSTHSYGFRPNKSAHQALQTSLAYINNGYQKIIDIDLKSFFDEVDHSILLELVYRKVKCSMVMKLLRKFLRAPILIQGKLQKRQKGVPQGGPLSPLLSNIVLHELDQILEARGLLFIRFADDFSIYTKSAKAAKRVGNSIYCFLKEHLKLPINREKSGLRKPHQFEVLGYTFVPSYKKGAKGKFQLVAKQKARERLKYSLKEVTCKTKPMSFDKRIKKLLEVQRGWVNYFKLGSIKLKLKKLDEWLRNRLRYCIWHDWKKPERKRKNLIRLGIPQGQAYAWSRTRKGGWAVAQSPILNTTITLGRLRQRGYISMIDIYTKTTEK from the coding sequence ATGTGGTTTTCCGTGAGGAATGATGAAGTAAGTCAAACGGCAAAAGTTGGTACTGACAAACAGCCACTTCTACTAGAAGGTCGGTTTCTTCCACAACCTATAAAAGGTGTGGAAATTCCAAAACCTAATGGCAAGAAGCGACTTCTTGGTATTCCTACTGTTGAGGATCGACTTATTCAACAAGCAATGCTCCAGGTATTATCTCCTATTTTTGATAAAGATTTTTCTACACATAGTTATGGATTTAGACCCAATAAAAGTGCACATCAAGCACTTCAAACATCACTAGCTTATATCAATAATGGCTATCAGAAAATTATAGATATTGATCTGAAAAGTTTCTTCGACGAAGTAGATCATAGTATTTTACTAGAACTAGTCTATAGAAAAGTAAAATGCTCAATGGTCATGAAATTACTTCGAAAGTTTCTAAGAGCTCCTATTTTAATTCAAGGGAAATTACAGAAAAGACAAAAAGGTGTTCCTCAAGGAGGTCCATTAAGTCCGTTACTTTCTAATATTGTCTTACATGAATTGGATCAAATTCTAGAAGCTAGAGGTTTACTTTTTATACGATTTGCTGATGATTTCAGTATCTACACAAAGTCTGCAAAAGCAGCCAAACGTGTAGGAAATAGTATCTATTGTTTTCTAAAAGAACATCTAAAACTTCCAATAAATAGAGAGAAAAGTGGGCTAAGAAAACCGCATCAATTTGAGGTACTCGGCTACACTTTTGTTCCTAGTTACAAGAAGGGTGCTAAAGGGAAATTTCAGTTAGTGGCTAAGCAAAAAGCAAGGGAAAGATTGAAGTATTCTCTAAAAGAGGTCACTTGTAAAACCAAACCTATGAGTTTTGATAAACGCATCAAGAAACTTCTAGAAGTGCAACGTGGATGGGTGAATTATTTTAAGCTAGGAAGCATCAAGTTGAAACTTAAAAAGTTAGACGAATGGCTTCGAAATAGGCTTCGTTACTGCATTTGGCACGACTGGAAGAAACCCGAACGTAAGCGTAAAAACTTAATCCGTTTAGGTATTCCTCAAGGTCAGGCATATGCATGGAGTCGAACGCGAAAAGGTGGTTGGGCTGTAGCTCAAAGTCCTATTCTTAACACAACAATTACGTTGGGTAGGTTAAGACAAAGAGGCTACATTTCTATGATAGATATTTACACTAAGACAACCGAAAAGTAG